The Sphaerochaeta sp. nucleotide sequence CGTTTTCTCCGACGATGGCATGCACCTTCCCACGCTCAAACGAGAGGGAAAGGTCCGTCAAGGCGTTCGTCGGACCGAACGCCTTGGACAGATGGGAAAGCGCGACGGCAACCGCCATTTATTTGGTATGCAGGTTGCCGGCGACATACACTTCGCTCATCGGGCCGGGTTTCCCTTGGGAGAGCGCGTATACCGTATCCACCACCTTTTGGGCCATACCGGAGAAATCCTGCCCCAAGGTAGCCTTCAGCGGAGTGCCCTGGGCGATCAGATCCAGCGCCTGACTGGTTCCGTCGACCCCGGTGATCAGAATCTCATCCCGCCCGGCGGCCATCGCGGCCTGGGTGGCGCCGATAGCCGGCTCATCCCAGCCGCAGAACACTGCCGTGATGCTTCCCTTCTCGGGATACGCCGCAAGCAGGTTCTCCATGATCTGGCGGGAATTCTCAATGGCGTTGGGAACCGGCACGTGCTGCTCGGTGAGCATCGTGATGCCGGGATACTGCTTGATCAGATCATCAAACGCCTCGCTGCGCTTTACGACCCCCGGATGGGGCCGGTGGGAAAGCGAAACGACTGTCCCTTTGTCTCCCATCAGATCATGGAACAGATACGTGGCGACCTGCTTGCCCATGGCGTAGTTGTCGCTGGTGGCGTTCAGGGTCATTCCATCGACAAACCCGCTGTCACATCCCAATACCGGCACTCCGGCAGCGATGGCGTCCTTGATCTGAGGCAACGCCAGATTGGGATCTGCGCTGACGATCACAATGGCCAACGGCCGGGTCGCCGTCGCGTCCTCGATCCTGCTGCCGAACGCTCCGAAATCCGAAGCGGTGTCGATCACGCTGGAAGGAATCCCTTTGGCTTTCAATCCCGCCTGGATGTCATCACACATCGCCTTGGTGGTCACCGAAGACAAGTACGGGGTGATGATCATCACCTGATTGTTCTTCGTCTCCGCGTTGCCCTGGGCGAACAAGAGCCCTCCCATCACCAGCAACCCTGCCAGCATCAATCCAATAAATCGCCTCATCTTCTGTTCCTCCTCACCTGGTTATGCTTTGGTACAAGCGCGCGCCGCCGCCTGTTTCATCGAACGCACATATTCCGCTACGAACGGGACGCTGTCCCGACCGTGCTCCGCTACAATCCTGACGATCGCCGAGCCAACGATCACGCCGTCGGAGAACGAGGCCATGTGTTCCGCCTGCTCTGGCGTGCTGACCCCGAACCCGATGGCACAGGGGATGTCCCGGTTCCGTTTCACTTCCCGCACCATATCGGCCACCGCGTCGCTGATCGTCGTCCTGACACCGGTGACACCGAGGGAAGAGACGCAGTAGACGAACCCCTCCGCTTCCTTGGCGATACGCGCGATCCGCTCCTGGGAGGTGGGCGCGATCATGCTGACCAACTTCACCTCATGGCGGGCGCAGATGTCCTGCATCTCGTCTTTTTCTTCAAACGGCTCATCCGGGATGATCAGGCCATCCACACCGCTTTCCTGGCACAAGGAGACGAACTTGTCCTTTCCATAGACAAAGACAGGATTCAGGTACGTCATGACGACCAGCGGGATGCGAACCGTTTTTCGGAGCCGCCGCACCATGGGGAACAATGCATCACAGGTGAAGCCGCCCTTCAACGCTCTTCCGTCGGCGGCCTGGATCACCGGGCCTTCGGCGATGGGATCGGAAAACGGGATACCCAACTCGACGAGATCCGCTCCCGCCTGTTCCATCGCCACCACGAGTTTTTCCGTTGTCTCGATATCCGGATCCCCACAGGTGACGAACCCGATGAACGCCTTTCCATGGCGGAACGCCTCAGCAATCCTATTCATACAGCGCCTCCCCGCGATACCGGGCGATGGCGGCGACATCCTTGTCACCCCTGCCGGAAAGATTGACCACGATGATCTTCCCCTTGCCCATGACCGGCGCCAGTTTGGTGGCATACGCCACGGCGTGAGCGCTCTCGATGGCGGGAATGATCCCCTCCGTCCGGGAAAGCAGCTCGAACGCGTCCACCGCCTCATCATCCGTGATGGGCACATACTCCGCCCTTCCGATGTCCCTGAGATAGGCATGTTCCGGCCCGATGCCCGGATAATCAAGACCAGCGGAGATTGAATAGACCGGCGCGATCTGCCCGTATTTGTCCTGACAGAAGTAGCTCTTCATCCCATGGAACACACCAAGCGTCCCGGTGGCCATGGTGGCTGCCGTCTCCTTGGTATCCACACCCCTGCCCGCAGCCTCACAGCCGATCAACCGGACAGAGGTATCGGGGATGAAATCATAGAAGATACCCATGGCGTTCGAGCCTCCGCCGACACAGGCAAGGATGGCATCAGGCAGACGCCCTTCCTTCTGGAGGATCTGTTGTTTCACCTCTTTTCCGATGACCGATTGGAAATCCCGCACCATGGTGGGGAACGGATGAGGGCCCATCACCGAGCCAAGCACGTAGTGGGTATCCTTGATACGGCTGGTCCATTCCCGCATCGTCTCATTGACGGCATCCTTCAGCGTCATCGTCCCGCTTTCCACCGGATGGACTTTGGCGCCGAGCAGTTTCATGCGGTAGACGTTCAGCGCCTGCCGTTCGGTATCCACCTTTCCCATGTAGATCTCGCATTCAAGGCCCATCAGGGCGGCGACCGTCGCCGTAGCGACGCCATGCTGCCCCGCCCCGGTCTCTGCGATGACCCGGGTCTTCCCCATCCGTTTGGCCAACAGGCACTGCCCGAGCACGTTGTTGATCTTGTGCGCGCCGGTATGGTTGAGATCCTCACGTTTCAGATAGATGGTCGCCCCACCAAGCTTTTCCGTAAGCCGTTCCGCTTTGTACAGCAGAGACGGCCGGTTTGCGTATTCCCTGAGCAGGCGGGACAGCTCCTCTTGGAACTCGGGGTCGTCCTTGTACTTGGTATACGCTTGATCAAGCTCGGTGACCGCGGGCATCAACGTCTCAGGGATGTACTGCCCGCCATATTGTCCGAATCTTCCGATATGCATGCATGCCTTCCTGTTTCTTTTTATAAGAACACAGAAAAGCATAGCATGTTTCTTCAAAGAGAATCAATCACTCCTAGGAATTTTTGTTCGTTTTTTTCACTTCCCCGTCAACCCACCGTCTCCCGGGCGTCCAGAATGGAGGAATTCTCCGCCGATTCCAGCCAGAGATACTCCAGCGGCTGCATGGTGAACCCCCATCCCGGGCTGACTACTTTGGAGGTGAACAGGTCGCGATACATACCGGTGAAGAAGGAAAAACGCACTTTCTGGGGCGCGTCGGAGAAATTGGACAGGCAGAGCAGTACTTTCCCACCCTTCACTCTCCGGATGGCCAGCACGTGGTCATTCTGGGCGTCCCACGTGGAGACCGTCGCGTCCGGGGCGAAATATCCGGTGGAGCCTCGTTTCAACGCGATGTCGGATAGCGCGGAGAACACTCTGCCCACCACGGTTCGCCGATCGTTGCGAGAAGCGGCTTTGTCCCAGTCGAACGGCGCCTGCAACAATGTTCTGGCATCCCCATCGGGGGAAGAGAGATCATTCAGCTGGGCGATCTCATCCCCGCTCTGCAGGGATGGCACGCCTTTCAGGGAGAACAGTGTCGTCCCAAGCAACAGCAACCGCTGGATCGCCCGGGCCAGTGCCACTCCCTGCCCTTCCGCCAAGGCCGCTTCGATGCCGCAGAGGCTGGCCGGCGTGCCGCAGACCGATGCCGTACGCGCGACGGGATCATACCCGTACAGCCGGCCTCGGGCGTAACTGCCGGGGAACGTCCCTTCAAAAAACTGGTACAGAAATACCTGATGCTTCGCGGGATCCAGACCGATCGCCATCAGGTCCTGGGCGTTGATATGCCACGAGATGGGATCAGAGCCCCCAAGGGACGCGGTAAACACGCAGTGAGACGGTAATGACAGCAAGTCTTCCGTCCTCCATCGAAGCACCCGGGCATCCTGGCTGGCCAGGGCGGAGAACAGGTTCGCCGCCAGATCCTTGTCGTCCATCACATGGCATTCCGGTTTGGAACGGGTTCCGAAATAGGTGGACATCGCCAAACCGGACTCTCCGCTGAGCACGACGGAAGGCGCGACGCTCTCCAACGCCAACCGGATGATTCTCAGGAGGGTATGCACCCGAGGAAGATCTCTGCACAACGTCCCCGGTTCCTTCCACAGGTACGGCAGTCCGATCAAATGGAAGCCGGTGACTCCCAGATTGGCCCATCGGCACATCATGAAGATCATTTCATTAAGCACGACGGGATTGTGGTACGAAAGATCCCAACCGCCCGGACCCGCTGAGGAGAATATCCAACCACCCAGCTCCTCGTCATGGTGGTACACGCCATCGGCCATCGCCATGGCCTTCCTTGTTTCGGCGTCATCGGCGATGACATACCGCTGACGGAATTCCGCGTTGCCACGACGGGCAAGCGCCGCCCAGGCATGGGTGGACGAGGTGGCGTTCATCGGAAGTTCCAGACGGATGTCAACCTGCCGGGCCAGAAACTTTGCGCACAGGCGCTGGAGATCGGCCTTTGTTCCCAGCTGAGGATCCAGTTCGTCAAAATCCTCCACCAACCCACCATGGTTTCGGAATGGGACCGCCAGCCGGAGACTGGTCGCGCCGACCTCCTTCAGATAGGGGATTTTCTCCTGCATGGTCGCGAGATCCCCTGCGAAACGTCTGACATGCACCTTCACTTCCAAGGAGTTCTCGGAGAGATACCATCCGGGATGGGCCTCCCGTGCATCATCCAGGTGCCTGAGATCCAATGGACGTTCCCGTGCGTATCCGGCCAACGTGTTCTCCAGCTGGTCAAGATACCAGCGATTATCTCCGTACAGTTCCTTGTACAGCCATTCCAACTCATCCTTGCGGGCGGCAAAACGTGCTTCGTATCCTGACATAGTCCCTCCATCTATCACCATAGATGCAAAATGCCGAACGCGCAATGTTTCTTGTGCAAACTTCCCTTCGTTTCACTCTTCCACGCCCCAAAGGAACGGCGTATGATACGGGAAAGGAGGTTGGCGTGAAGTACTTGGCGTTTGGGGAAATTCTGTTCGATGTGTTCCCGGACAAACGGACATTGGGAGGCGCGCCGCTGAACGTGGCGGCCCATCTGTCAAAACTGGGAGGGGAAGGCGCCATTGTCAGCGCCGTAGGCGACGATGAGCTTGGACGGGAAGCAAGGAAAGAGATCATGTCATTCGGTCTGGATGAATCCTATCTGAAAACAAGCGCGTATCCTACGGGACGAGCCGATATTTCCCTGGTTGGGAAAAACGCTGATTATACGTTCAACGAGCCATGCGCGTGGGATGACATTACGTTGGTGAAAGCCCCTGAGTCCCGCTACGACTTGATCTATTTCGGCACGCTCGCCCAGCGTGGCGCGACGAGCAGGGACACGCTGGAAGATCTCTTATCCTCCGTCCCGTCCCGGGAAGTCTTCTTTGACGTCAACATCCGGAAACGCTTTTATACGGAGGATATCATCCACCGTGGCCTGGAATACGCCACCATCCTGAAGATGAATGACGAGGAACTTCCGTTGATCTCCTCCCTTTCCGGAGGACCGGAAGCAAATGAGGAGCGGATGGTCCGGTTCCTGATGGACGAGTACCGCATCCCGGTGGTCTTGCTTACCAAAGGAAAACATGGGTCGACGTGCTACCAGGAAGACAAGAAGATCGACATGCCATGCGGGGACGTCCCTGTGGCGGACACCGTCGGCGCGGGAGACAGTCTGTCAGCGGGATTTCTTACTTCCTATCTGGCCACCAACGACGCGAAGAAAGCGCTGGCCGTCGGCTCCACCCTTGCCGATTATGTCTGCGCGCATCGTGGAGCGATTCCTCCGTATGACCAGCAGATCACCCGCTTTCTCCTAGAACAAGGAATTCCGGTACGAAGGTGAACATGGTCCATAAGCCACTTCGCCTGGTCATCTCCGACATCGGGGACGTATATGTTCGCTGGCACGGGGTTATTTCCCGTATCTGCCAAATTTATGGCCTTCCCAAAGAAGAATTCACCTCTTGGTACCTCAACGGGTTCGCCACCATGTTGTATGAGGGGATCCTTCCCATCGAGGAATTCTGGAAGACGGTGAACATCACCTATCATGTCAACGTGACCGGAGATCCGTTCACCACCTATTTTGACGGTACGCCGATCAAAGGAATGGAACGAGTATTCAAGGCGCTGAAGGCCCATGGCATCCGCCTCGTCTCGGCATCCAACACCTACGCACCAAACTGGGACGTCTGTTTCCGGTACGCCGATATGTCAGTGTTCAGCGCCCACTACCCTTCCCACCTGCTGCATCTGGCAAAGCCCAGCCAGGAATACTTCCACGCGGTCCTGGACAAAGAGCGCGTCGCACCGGCTCTCTGCCTGTTCATTGATGACCGTGAGGAAAACATCAAAGGAGCGCAAGAGGCCGGCATCCCTTCCTACCAATACCTGTTCTCTGAAGACCCGGACGCGACCAATCTGGAAGCGTTTCTCAACCAGAGGTATGGGTTCACGCCCCCTTTGGCGTGATACGAATACAAAAAAAGATCCAGAACCGAAGTCCTGGACCCGATTTGGACGAGATTGGGATTGAACCAACGACCCCCGCCGTGTGAAAGCGATGCTCTCCCACTGAGCTACTCGTCCGAAACAATGTCATCCTACTAAAGAACCGAGTCTTTGTCCATAGGAAAAAAAGAAAACCCGTTACACATCACGGAAGGAATGTCCGTTGTGGCACAACGATGCTCTTCCATGGGTGGGATAAAGGAGACAAGGATGCGGTTGGCCCGGCGAGTTTCGGTTTCATGTGATGGACGAAATCATCCACGCTGCTTTCGTCCATGATGATGAATTCATCGTCGTCGATCGTCTCCCCTTTGACGAGCAATTCCAACAACCGTTCTTGGGATTTTTCGGAGACCACTGCCATGTACGCCCCCAGAGATACATTGAAATCGTACGCCATCGCCACAATTTGCGCCAAATTTGCCCAATGCTTGTAGTTGTCGTTGGATTGGTGGATGATGGAAGTGTCTACACGATGATACCGTTGCCGAAACTCCATGGATCTGTTTCGGGACGTTTTACGGAAGTACGCGTTGGCTCGAGCGAAACCAGTCCGGCTGAACAGCGGCATCGCGTGGGGTGTCTCTTGCTTAAGTGCGTCCAACCAATCCTCATGTTGAGCTCCTATCGCGATCAAAACAATGGAAAATGGATAGAAGTTCCCGAGCTTTTTTTCAAGAAGATAACTCTTCAATGTACGCTCTGAAATCCGGCATGCGTCACTGAGTTGGGGAATCGACAATCCACTTCGATGAATGCTTGTCCCTAAAAACCCCGCCGTAGCCTCACTCACAGCATCAAGCGCCCCTACCAAAGTGTCGGAGAGGGAAACCATGTATCTTTCTCCTTGTGTGTTTTCAATTTTTGAGGGAATTGTACAATGGAAAAAACAAGGTGTAAACAACAAATATCAGTTTCCGCTCATTTGAAACATGTCCCGTGTAGCTTGTTGATATAGCGCCAATCTTTTAGGTATACTTACCCGTATGTTGGAGAAACTGCCAGAATTCCGCAAACAACTCGAAGAACTCGACGAAAAGCTTTCGCGTTCCGACGCGACACGGGACATGTCCGCGTACAAAGCCCTGATGCAGGAACGCGGGCACCTCGCTCCCATCGTGGACAAGCTGACCGAGTTGGAAGCGTTGGACAACCAGATCAAAGATGCCGAAGCGCTCCTTCGTACGGAAAGCGAGCCGGAAATGGTCGCATTGGCGAAAGAGGAACTTGCCGGCCTTTCCAAACAATACGAGGCATCTGAGGAACAAGCGAAAATCATGCTGGTCCCCCCTGATCCCTTGGAAGGCAAGAACATCATCATGGAGATTCGGGCAGGAACTGGTGGTGACGAAGCCGCGCTGTTCGCCGCCGATCTGTTCGACATGTACAAACGGTATGCTGAGATCAAAGGTTGGAAAATGGAAGTGCTCAGCGCCAACCAGATCGATTTGGGCGGATACAAGGAAATCATCGTCTCCATCAGCGGCAAGGATGTGTATGGCTCACTCCGTTGGGAAAGCGGTGTGCATCGTGTCCAACGGGTTCCGGTAACGGAGAACGGAGGAAGAATCCACACATCCGCGGCGTCAGTCGCCGTGCTTCCCGAAGCGGAAGAAACAGATATCGTCATCCGTGACGAAGACATCCGCATCGATGTGATGCGAGCGGGCGGTCATGGGGGCCAATGCGTCAACACGACGGACAGCGCCGTGCGGATCACCCACATCCCAACCGGTCTGGTCGTCATCCAGCAGGATGAGAAAAGCCAGTTGAAAAACAAGAACAAAGCGATGCGGGTACTTCGGGCACGGTTGCTCGACCTGGAGGAGTCCAAGAAGAACGCCGAGCGCGCTGCGGCGAGAAAGAGCATGGTGGGAACCGGCGACCGGTCGGAGCGGATCCGTACCTACAACTTCCCTCAGAACCGGCTTACCGACCACCGCATTGACTTGACGTTGTACAAACTTGACCAGATCATGGCGGGAAACCTGGATCTGGTGATCGATCCGCTGAAGATCGCCGCGGGAGAAGCGGCGCTGAAGGATATCTGACATGGCATGGCGGACCTGGGAAGCGATCCGCTTCGTCAGGCGCGCGCTCACAGAAGCCTCCGTGACGCCGACGGCGGATCTGGAGGCGAAGCTTTTGGTGGAACACGCCACGGGATTGAGTCCGACCGAGCTGGTCACCCGGCGCGACCAGCTTCTCGATGACAACGAAGAAACGGAACTGCGGAATCTTCTTTCCAAACGATTGTCCCATATCCCCATCGCCTATCTCTTGGGACACCGAGAGTTTTACGGGTTGGATTTTCTTGTCGATCCCCGCGTGTTGATCCCTCGCCCTGATACGGAGACGTTAGTGGAGACGGTTCTCCGCGTAACCACTCCTTCCCCATCTCTCAGGCTCCTGGATGTGTGCACGGGAAGCGGTTGTGTCGGCATCACGCTCTCCCGGGAACTTCATTGTCCCGTCACGTTGGCCGACATCAGTACCGACGCGCTTGCCGTCGCAGACAAAAACGCGCAAAGGTTTTGCGATGTTCCATATACGCTTGTCCAAAGCGATTTGTTTTCCCACATTGACGGCATCTTTGACGTCATCGTATCCAATCCCCCTTACCTCGCTCCTTCCTGGATTGAAGAGGCGGACCCCCAAGTCAGGAAAGAACCCATCTTGGCGTTGGATGGTGGCAGTGACGATGGGCTTGATCTGATCCGGCGCCTGGTTCCCGCCGCTGTCGAGCACCTCACCCCTGGAGGGAAGCTGTTTCTTGAGTGTGATGACCGGCAAATCAATGCGGCGAAGCGACTTCTACTTGCCAATGGGTTTGTGAATGAGTACAGTGAAAAGGACCTTACAGGCCAAGAACGCGTCGTTTGGGGAGAGATCGCATGTACGACCAGCTGATCGAACGTTTCATCCAGAAAGCGTTCAAGTATCCCAAGGAAGACCAGGAAAAGATCCTGGCCGCGGCGACGTTCGCGGCAGAGAAGCACGCGAACCAGAAACGGGCCAGCGGGGAACCGTATCTGATCCACCCATTAGCCGTCGGCGAAATCCTGATCAAACTGAAAATGGATGCCGATACCATTTGCGCCGGGCTCCTGCATGATACCATTGAAGACACGTCCACTACGTACGAGGATATCCAGCACCTGTTCGGAAAACCGGTTGCGGACATGGTGGAAGGCGTAACGAAAATCGGCGCGCTGAAGACAATGAACAAGAGCGCGGCGGAAGCGGAAACGATTCGCAAGATGTTCTTCGCCATGAGCAAGGACATCCGGGTGATCATCATCAAGCTGGCCGACAAACTCCACAATATGCGCACCCTTCAGCATCTCAAGCCGGAGCGAGCCAAGGAGATCGCCCAAGAGTGTCTGGACATCTACGCGCCACTGGCGGATCGGCTTGGCATTTCCTGGCTGAAAGATGAGCTTGAGGATCTTTCCCTGAAGACGCTGAAGCCTGATGTCTATCAGTTTATCCAGGACTATCTGATGGGCAAGAAAGGTGAGCAGACCGCCTATCTGGGACGAGTGGAAAAATCCATTTACCGGGCCTGCAGCGAGGCGCAGATCTCCGATATCATCGTTTCCAGCCGTGTCAAGCACGCCTACTCCGTCTACATGAAGATGAAGAAGCGGAAAAAGGAAATCGATGAGATATTCGATATCCTCGGCGTGAGGATCCTGTGCAATTCCGTTACGGAGTGTTATGCGATTCTTGGTGTCGTGCATAGCCTTTGGCCCCCGATCGAAGGGCGATTCAAGGATTACATCGCCATGCCAAAGGCGAACAACTACCAGAGCCTGCATACGACGGTGATGTCGCTGGATGGGAAGCTGTTGGAGATTCAGATCCGCACCAAGGAGATGAACTATACCGCCGAATATGGTGTCGCCGCCCACTGGGCGTACAAGGCGGAATCAGGCTCAGAAAGTGGCGCGTGGTCCAAGATGGACAGCGAACAATTCTCCAAGATGATCTCCAAGCTCCAGAGTTGGTCAAATGAGATCGAGCACAGCGAGTCGTTCATGGATGACATCAAGGATGAAATCCTAAAGGACACCATCTATGTGTTTACGCCTCAGGGTCACATCATCGAACTGCCGGCAAACGCGACCGCTCTTGATTTCGCCTATCAGATCCATACGGAGGTAGGCAATCATACCGTTGGGGCGAAAGCGGATGGTTCGATCATCTCTTTGGACACCCCGCTGAAGAATACCCAGGTCATTGAGATTTTGACCAGTCCGAACGCCCATCCCCATGTCCAATGGTTGCGCTATGCCCAGACGTCTGGTGCGAGAAAGAAGATCAAGGCATGGTTGAACAAGTACGACCAAGATATTTTGATCGACAACGACATTATTGCCAAACGGAAGAGCGAGGAACCCCAACCTCCCAAACAAGAACAACAGACGACATCCACCTTTGTTCCGGATGCGGATGGTATTGTCCGTCATGTGAACAACAGCGGGCTTTCCAAACTGAAAGTCGGTGATGAGCGAAACATGATGATCCATCTCGCCCGATGTTGCAATCCTGTACGAGGAGACGATATCGTCGGATATATTTCACGTGGTCGAGGTATTATTGTCCATAAAAAGGATTGCCCAAACCTTCGGCACATGAGTGAGATGGAAGACCGGGTCATTGATGTTGAGTGGGAAACAGGCAATCCTCGGCTTACACGCAATTTTTCCATCATTTCCAAACGCACCAATGATTTGTTTGGAGAGATTGAGGGTGCTATCCATAAATACCAAGGCCATTTGATCAGCGGAAACCTTCATGACAACCCTGAAGGCCGGTTGATTGGGAATTTCGCCATGGAAGTTGCTCATGAGGAGGATTTCAACAAAATCATGAAGAGTCTGAAGACCATTCCATC carries:
- a CDS encoding substrate-binding domain-containing protein, with translation MRRFIGLMLAGLLVMGGLLFAQGNAETKNNQVMIITPYLSSVTTKAMCDDIQAGLKAKGIPSSVIDTASDFGAFGSRIEDATATRPLAIVIVSADPNLALPQIKDAIAAGVPVLGCDSGFVDGMTLNATSDNYAMGKQVATYLFHDLMGDKGTVVSLSHRPHPGVVKRSEAFDDLIKQYPGITMLTEQHVPVPNAIENSRQIMENLLAAYPEKGSITAVFCGWDEPAIGATQAAMAAGRDEILITGVDGTSQALDLIAQGTPLKATLGQDFSGMAQKVVDTVYALSQGKPGPMSEVYVAGNLHTK
- the trpA gene encoding tryptophan synthase subunit alpha yields the protein MNRIAEAFRHGKAFIGFVTCGDPDIETTEKLVVAMEQAGADLVELGIPFSDPIAEGPVIQAADGRALKGGFTCDALFPMVRRLRKTVRIPLVVMTYLNPVFVYGKDKFVSLCQESGVDGLIIPDEPFEEKDEMQDICARHEVKLVSMIAPTSQERIARIAKEAEGFVYCVSSLGVTGVRTTISDAVADMVREVKRNRDIPCAIGFGVSTPEQAEHMASFSDGVIVGSAIVRIVAEHGRDSVPFVAEYVRSMKQAAARACTKA
- the trpB gene encoding tryptophan synthase subunit beta yields the protein MHIGRFGQYGGQYIPETLMPAVTELDQAYTKYKDDPEFQEELSRLLREYANRPSLLYKAERLTEKLGGATIYLKREDLNHTGAHKINNVLGQCLLAKRMGKTRVIAETGAGQHGVATATVAALMGLECEIYMGKVDTERQALNVYRMKLLGAKVHPVESGTMTLKDAVNETMREWTSRIKDTHYVLGSVMGPHPFPTMVRDFQSVIGKEVKQQILQKEGRLPDAILACVGGGSNAMGIFYDFIPDTSVRLIGCEAAGRGVDTKETAATMATGTLGVFHGMKSYFCQDKYGQIAPVYSISAGLDYPGIGPEHAYLRDIGRAEYVPITDDEAVDAFELLSRTEGIIPAIESAHAVAYATKLAPVMGKGKIIVVNLSGRGDKDVAAIARYRGEALYE
- a CDS encoding alpha-amylase family glycosyl hydrolase is translated as MSGYEARFAARKDELEWLYKELYGDNRWYLDQLENTLAGYARERPLDLRHLDDAREAHPGWYLSENSLEVKVHVRRFAGDLATMQEKIPYLKEVGATSLRLAVPFRNHGGLVEDFDELDPQLGTKADLQRLCAKFLARQVDIRLELPMNATSSTHAWAALARRGNAEFRQRYVIADDAETRKAMAMADGVYHHDEELGGWIFSSAGPGGWDLSYHNPVVLNEMIFMMCRWANLGVTGFHLIGLPYLWKEPGTLCRDLPRVHTLLRIIRLALESVAPSVVLSGESGLAMSTYFGTRSKPECHVMDDKDLAANLFSALASQDARVLRWRTEDLLSLPSHCVFTASLGGSDPISWHINAQDLMAIGLDPAKHQVFLYQFFEGTFPGSYARGRLYGYDPVARTASVCGTPASLCGIEAALAEGQGVALARAIQRLLLLGTTLFSLKGVPSLQSGDEIAQLNDLSSPDGDARTLLQAPFDWDKAASRNDRRTVVGRVFSALSDIALKRGSTGYFAPDATVSTWDAQNDHVLAIRRVKGGKVLLCLSNFSDAPQKVRFSFFTGMYRDLFTSKVVSPGWGFTMQPLEYLWLESAENSSILDARETVG
- a CDS encoding carbohydrate kinase; its protein translation is MKYLAFGEILFDVFPDKRTLGGAPLNVAAHLSKLGGEGAIVSAVGDDELGREARKEIMSFGLDESYLKTSAYPTGRADISLVGKNADYTFNEPCAWDDITLVKAPESRYDLIYFGTLAQRGATSRDTLEDLLSSVPSREVFFDVNIRKRFYTEDIIHRGLEYATILKMNDEELPLISSLSGGPEANEERMVRFLMDEYRIPVVLLTKGKHGSTCYQEDKKIDMPCGDVPVADTVGAGDSLSAGFLTSYLATNDAKKALAVGSTLADYVCAHRGAIPPYDQQITRFLLEQGIPVRR
- a CDS encoding HAD-IA family hydrolase, with the translated sequence MVHKPLRLVISDIGDVYVRWHGVISRICQIYGLPKEEFTSWYLNGFATMLYEGILPIEEFWKTVNITYHVNVTGDPFTTYFDGTPIKGMERVFKALKAHGIRLVSASNTYAPNWDVCFRYADMSVFSAHYPSHLLHLAKPSQEYFHAVLDKERVAPALCLFIDDREENIKGAQEAGIPSYQYLFSEDPDATNLEAFLNQRYGFTPPLA
- the prfA gene encoding peptide chain release factor 1, encoding MLEKLPEFRKQLEELDEKLSRSDATRDMSAYKALMQERGHLAPIVDKLTELEALDNQIKDAEALLRTESEPEMVALAKEELAGLSKQYEASEEQAKIMLVPPDPLEGKNIIMEIRAGTGGDEAALFAADLFDMYKRYAEIKGWKMEVLSANQIDLGGYKEIIVSISGKDVYGSLRWESGVHRVQRVPVTENGGRIHTSAASVAVLPEAEETDIVIRDEDIRIDVMRAGGHGGQCVNTTDSAVRITHIPTGLVVIQQDEKSQLKNKNKAMRVLRARLLDLEESKKNAERAAARKSMVGTGDRSERIRTYNFPQNRLTDHRIDLTLYKLDQIMAGNLDLVIDPLKIAAGEAALKDI
- the prmC gene encoding peptide chain release factor N(5)-glutamine methyltransferase; this translates as MAWRTWEAIRFVRRALTEASVTPTADLEAKLLVEHATGLSPTELVTRRDQLLDDNEETELRNLLSKRLSHIPIAYLLGHREFYGLDFLVDPRVLIPRPDTETLVETVLRVTTPSPSLRLLDVCTGSGCVGITLSRELHCPVTLADISTDALAVADKNAQRFCDVPYTLVQSDLFSHIDGIFDVIVSNPPYLAPSWIEEADPQVRKEPILALDGGSDDGLDLIRRLVPAAVEHLTPGGKLFLECDDRQINAAKRLLLANGFVNEYSEKDLTGQERVVWGEIACTTS
- a CDS encoding bifunctional (p)ppGpp synthetase/guanosine-3',5'-bis(diphosphate) 3'-pyrophosphohydrolase, yielding MYDQLIERFIQKAFKYPKEDQEKILAAATFAAEKHANQKRASGEPYLIHPLAVGEILIKLKMDADTICAGLLHDTIEDTSTTYEDIQHLFGKPVADMVEGVTKIGALKTMNKSAAEAETIRKMFFAMSKDIRVIIIKLADKLHNMRTLQHLKPERAKEIAQECLDIYAPLADRLGISWLKDELEDLSLKTLKPDVYQFIQDYLMGKKGEQTAYLGRVEKSIYRACSEAQISDIIVSSRVKHAYSVYMKMKKRKKEIDEIFDILGVRILCNSVTECYAILGVVHSLWPPIEGRFKDYIAMPKANNYQSLHTTVMSLDGKLLEIQIRTKEMNYTAEYGVAAHWAYKAESGSESGAWSKMDSEQFSKMISKLQSWSNEIEHSESFMDDIKDEILKDTIYVFTPQGHIIELPANATALDFAYQIHTEVGNHTVGAKADGSIISLDTPLKNTQVIEILTSPNAHPHVQWLRYAQTSGARKKIKAWLNKYDQDILIDNDIIAKRKSEEPQPPKQEQQTTSTFVPDADGIVRHVNNSGLSKLKVGDERNMMIHLARCCNPVRGDDIVGYISRGRGIIVHKKDCPNLRHMSEMEDRVIDVEWETGNPRLTRNFSIISKRTNDLFGEIEGAIHKYQGHLISGNLHDNPEGRLIGNFAMEVAHEEDFNKIMKSLKTIPSIVNITTIN